The window AACACGCGGTAGGAAGAAAATAGTTTCCCCTGCTTCATTTTACATCCACCCATTTTACTTTGAAGGAAATGGAGCCTTGGTGAAGTCCTGGTTTATTATTCAATAAAAAACCATCCCCTCTTAAAAGTACAAAAGACAACATAGGGACTCCAAATTCTCATAGGCTGAAGCTATTTGCTTAggattatatttttttctcaactTAGTTAAACATTCTTGGTTGCAGTTGTAAGATAGGCAGTCAATCAACATTGAGATCAAATATGAAAGATAAATATCATCAATCTTTTCATGCCCTCTCCAGTTGTAAATACCATTTCTAAAAGGCAAACCAAGAATCCTTTGCatagttctctctctcccccattttttttttggtaaaacaagATTCTTCTTGAAGCAGTATATATATTATGCGGTAGCTGTTGACAATTTTCATTCAAGGGAAAACAGCTGCAAAAATCTGCTCTAAAATCTTTGATGGATTCCAGTCAATTCAACAGTAAGTTAATAAATTGAATGTACTTCTCAAATCTATTAATCACAAATCTACAGATGCGCACAGAAAAATTGCATCCATGACTATTGAGTACAAACAACATGCATGGAAAATTTCTGAtggaaagaaacagaaacaataaaaaacatAACACAACACGAAACACATTGGAGTTGATAATTCTTGGGTATGTTCTTCCCCACAATCTTGGCCGGCGTAATCTGCAGAAGATTCCCAGGCTTCCCAGGAACCGCACCCTTGACAATCACAAATCTGAGTTCATTATCAATCTTCATAATCTTAAGCTTCCTGATCTTCGTCTTCGTTCCTCCCATCCTTCCAGGCATCTTCTTCCCTTTATAAACATGTCCAGGCGTTGTTCCAGCTCCACTGGAACCCAAAGCTCTGTGACTCTTTGAACCGTGAGTCATCGGACCTCGCCGGAAATTATGCCTTTTGATCCCACCTGCAacaagaatggagaagaatggGTCATGGGTCCTATCTATGAAACATTAAAGAGgcaataaatttgaaaaagtacaaacataaatttgaaaaagtaCAGACCTTGGAAGCCCTTGCGGATAGATTTTCTGGAGATATCAACAAGATCACCttcattaaaaatttcatcaacGATGAGTCTCTGATTGGGCTCCAAGCCCTCAACACAGACAAGACGAAACTCCTGGAGATGCATCATGGGAATGGCTCCCACCTTGTTGAGGTGACCCATTTCAGGTTTTGTGATCTTCTTGTCTCTCACGCTTCTATATCCTACTTGAACTGCATTGTAGCTATCAGTGGACTCGGTTTTCAATTGAGTCACGATGTTTCCTTCTCTGAAACCGATTACTATCTCTGGAACAGCAGTTCCCTTAGGCTCGAAGTAGGTCGTCATTCCGAGCTTTGTACCCATTACTCCAATTCCGGCTTCATAGCTCATAACTACAGTGAAGGATTTATGACTATGGAATTGTTTGATTGTCTCTGTTTGGGGATTGAAGAGAACAGAGAGTGAAGATAGGGATGGGAGATTGGTTTTGTGAGAGTAACTCGAGAGATAGGTCCGGCGAGAGAGCACGACGAAGGAGGGCAACGAGTGTGAGTTTTTGAAGTTCCAGTACAGATAGACAAAGGGAAACGAGCATAAAAAGAGAGCGCCATTGACGCTGGGGAAGGTAGTGTCTTGCAACCGATCGTGGGACTTTACTCCAATAAATCCCTTATCCATCTACCTGGgctggaggaagaaagaagaggaaattatTTTCTAATCCAGAGATATGAGAGTTTCTATAGTACAGTCCGACATTAAAAATTGGGttgaattaaaattt is drawn from Telopea speciosissima isolate NSW1024214 ecotype Mountain lineage chromosome 1, Tspe_v1, whole genome shotgun sequence and contains these coding sequences:
- the LOC122655485 gene encoding 50S ribosomal protein L3-1, chloroplastic-like; translated protein: MDKGFIGVKSHDRLQDTTFPSVNGALFLCSFPFVYLYWNFKNSHSLPSFVVLSRRTYLSSYSHKTNLPSLSSLSVLFNPQTETIKQFHSHKSFTVVMSYEAGIGVMGTKLGMTTYFEPKGTAVPEIVIGFREGNIVTQLKTESTDSYNAVQVGYRSVRDKKITKPEMGHLNKVGAIPMMHLQEFRLVCVEGLEPNQRLIVDEIFNEGDLVDISRKSIRKGFQGGIKRHNFRRGPMTHGSKSHRALGSSGAGTTPGHVYKGKKMPGRMGGTKTKIRKLKIMKIDNELRFVIVKGAVPGKPGNLLQITPAKIVGKNIPKNYQLQCVSCCVMFFIVSVSFHQKFSMHVVCTQ